The following are from one region of the Knoellia sp. p5-6-4 genome:
- a CDS encoding ABC transporter permease, with product MSQRTLGRAAPAPQRIAAQARFETLTMLRNGEQLLVAIVLPAMVLAGLVATSFVPLGAGRRVDVVVPGVLALCVISSGFTGVAIATGFDRRYGVLRLLGASPLGRLGLLVGKAAAVLSVVAVQFTVIGGLGLTLGWEPRWSGTPAALVSTLLGTWAFVALALLLGGTVRAEGVLALANLVWVLLLTLGGVVVPTSRLPEGLARLVEVLPSAALGDSLRAALLHGQVPLGDWLVLVVWAAAATALASRFFRWSD from the coding sequence ATGAGCCAGCGGACCCTCGGCCGCGCTGCGCCGGCGCCCCAGCGCATCGCCGCCCAGGCCCGCTTCGAGACCCTCACCATGCTGCGCAACGGCGAGCAGCTGCTCGTCGCCATCGTGCTGCCGGCCATGGTGCTCGCCGGACTCGTGGCCACCTCCTTCGTCCCGCTCGGAGCCGGGCGACGGGTCGACGTGGTGGTGCCGGGCGTGCTCGCCCTGTGCGTCATCTCCTCCGGCTTCACGGGCGTCGCGATCGCCACCGGCTTCGACCGCCGGTACGGCGTGCTGCGCCTGCTCGGCGCGAGCCCCCTGGGACGGCTGGGCCTGCTCGTGGGCAAGGCGGCAGCCGTGCTGAGCGTGGTCGCCGTGCAGTTCACCGTCATCGGAGGGCTGGGCCTTACCCTGGGCTGGGAGCCGCGCTGGTCCGGCACACCGGCTGCGCTGGTGTCGACCCTCCTCGGCACCTGGGCCTTCGTCGCGCTGGCCCTGCTCCTGGGCGGCACGGTGCGCGCCGAGGGCGTGCTGGCGCTGGCCAACCTCGTGTGGGTGCTGCTGCTGACCCTCGGTGGGGTGGTGGTCCCGACCAGCCGGTTGCCCGAGGGGCTGGCACGGCTCGTCGAGGTGCTCCCGTCGGCGGCCCTGGGCGACAGCCTGCGTGCCGCCCTCCTCCACGGCCAGGTGCCCCTCGGTGACTGGCTGGTGCTGGTGGTCTGGGCGGCGGCTGCGACCGCGCTCGCCTCCCGTTTCTTCCGGTGGAGCGACTGA
- the sufB gene encoding Fe-S cluster assembly protein SufB has translation MSTIEELNPGLKDLGRYEYGWADSDTAGASARRGLNEEVVRDISARKNEPEWMLKLRLKSLRLFDKKPMPNWGSDLSGIDFQNIKYFVKSTEKQATTWDELPEDIKNTYDRLGIPEAEKQRLIAGVAAQYESEVVYHQIREDLEEKGVIFVDTDTGLREHEDLFREYFASVIPAGDNKFASLNTAVWSGGSFIYVPPGVHVDIPLQAYFRINTENMGQFERTLIIADEGSYVHYVEGCTAPIYKSDSLHSAVVEIVVKKNARVRYTTIQNWSNNVYNLVTKRATAAEGATMEWIDGNIGSKVTMKYPAVFLLGEHAKGETLSIAFAGEGQHQDAGSKMVHAAPNTSSTIVSKSVARGGGRTSYRGLVQIMEGAHGSKSSVVCDALLVDNISRSDTYPYVDIREDDVKMGHEATVSKVSEDQLFYLMSRGLTEEEAMAMIVRGFVEPIARELPMEYALELNRLIELQMEGAVG, from the coding sequence ATGAGCACCATCGAAGAGCTGAACCCGGGTCTGAAGGACCTCGGGCGCTACGAGTACGGCTGGGCTGACAGCGACACCGCTGGGGCCTCCGCTCGGCGTGGCCTCAACGAGGAGGTCGTCCGCGACATCTCGGCGCGCAAGAACGAGCCCGAGTGGATGCTCAAGCTGCGCCTGAAGTCGCTGCGCCTGTTCGACAAGAAGCCCATGCCCAACTGGGGCTCGGACCTGTCGGGCATCGACTTCCAGAACATCAAGTACTTCGTGAAGTCGACGGAGAAGCAGGCGACCACCTGGGACGAGCTGCCCGAGGACATCAAGAACACCTACGACAGGCTCGGCATCCCGGAGGCGGAGAAGCAGCGCCTCATCGCCGGTGTCGCCGCCCAGTACGAGTCGGAGGTCGTCTACCACCAGATCCGCGAGGACCTGGAGGAGAAGGGCGTCATCTTCGTCGACACCGACACCGGCCTGCGCGAGCACGAGGACCTGTTCCGCGAGTACTTCGCCAGCGTCATCCCGGCCGGCGACAACAAGTTCGCCTCGCTCAACACCGCCGTCTGGTCGGGTGGCTCGTTCATCTACGTCCCGCCGGGCGTGCACGTCGACATCCCGCTGCAGGCCTACTTCCGGATCAACACCGAGAACATGGGCCAGTTCGAGCGGACCCTGATCATCGCCGACGAGGGCTCCTACGTGCACTACGTCGAGGGCTGCACCGCGCCGATCTACAAGTCCGACTCGCTGCACTCCGCGGTCGTCGAGATCGTCGTGAAGAAGAACGCCCGCGTGCGCTACACGACCATCCAGAACTGGTCGAACAACGTGTACAACCTCGTCACCAAGCGGGCCACCGCCGCCGAGGGCGCCACCATGGAGTGGATCGACGGCAACATCGGCTCCAAGGTCACCATGAAGTACCCGGCCGTCTTCCTGCTCGGCGAGCACGCCAAGGGCGAGACGCTGTCGATCGCCTTCGCCGGCGAGGGCCAGCACCAGGACGCCGGCTCCAAGATGGTCCACGCCGCGCCCAACACCTCCTCGACCATCGTGTCGAAGTCGGTGGCCCGTGGCGGCGGCCGCACCTCCTACCGCGGCCTGGTCCAGATCATGGAGGGCGCGCACGGCTCGAAGAGCTCGGTCGTCTGCGACGCGCTGCTGGTCGACAACATCAGCCGCTCCGACACCTACCCCTACGTCGACATCCGCGAGGACGACGTGAAGATGGGCCACGAGGCGACCGTGTCCAAGGTCTCCGAGGACCAGCTGTTCTACCTGATGTCCCGCGGCCTCACCGAGGAGGAGGCCATGGCCATGATCGTGCGCGGCTTCGTCGAGCCCATCGCGCGCGAGCTGCCCATGGAGTACGCCCTCGAGCTGAACCGCCTGATCGAGCTGCAGATGGAAGGAGCCGTCGGCTGA
- the sufD gene encoding Fe-S cluster assembly protein SufD, protein MSLLADKPRPTEGAHTHSAETMVPDQSRAERRTSYAVADFAVPGGREEDWRFTPVDRLSGLFAEEGSSERAVTVDSEAPEGVELLSLPMDDDRVGTAYRPADRAAVTAWAGTERALYVGIAKEAELETPVFVRVTGTGAGRGNGHTVIEAGRHSRATVVLQHSGSVQHNAGVEIRVGDGADLTVVSVQEWADDAIHLAQHDALVGRDAHLKHVVVTLGGEIVRVSTNTRYSGPGGSFEGLGVYFADAGQHQEHRLFVDHEAPHCTSNVEYKGALQGETAHTVWVGDVLIRAAAEGTDTYELNRNLILTDGARADSVPNLEIETGEIVGAGHASATGRFDDEQLFYLQSRGIDEATARRLVVRGFFASIIGRIGVPQVQEHLMAAIDAELGGIESAERSEGAA, encoded by the coding sequence ATGAGCCTTCTGGCAGACAAGCCCCGCCCCACCGAGGGAGCGCACACGCACTCGGCCGAGACGATGGTCCCGGACCAGTCCCGCGCCGAGCGCAGGACCTCGTATGCCGTCGCGGACTTCGCCGTGCCCGGCGGCCGTGAGGAGGACTGGCGCTTCACCCCCGTGGACCGGCTCTCCGGCCTCTTCGCCGAGGAGGGCAGCTCTGAGCGCGCCGTCACGGTGGATTCGGAGGCGCCCGAGGGCGTCGAGCTGCTCAGCCTGCCGATGGACGACGATCGTGTCGGTACCGCCTACCGCCCGGCCGACCGTGCCGCGGTCACGGCCTGGGCGGGCACCGAGCGTGCGCTCTACGTGGGCATCGCCAAGGAGGCCGAGCTCGAGACGCCGGTCTTCGTGCGAGTCACCGGCACCGGCGCGGGCCGCGGCAACGGCCACACCGTCATCGAGGCGGGCCGGCACAGCCGCGCGACCGTCGTGCTCCAGCACTCCGGCTCCGTGCAGCACAACGCCGGCGTGGAGATCCGGGTGGGCGACGGCGCCGACCTGACGGTCGTCAGCGTCCAGGAGTGGGCCGACGACGCGATCCACCTCGCCCAGCACGACGCCCTCGTCGGCCGCGACGCCCACCTCAAGCACGTGGTGGTCACCCTCGGCGGCGAGATCGTGCGCGTGTCGACCAACACCCGCTACTCCGGTCCCGGCGGCTCGTTCGAGGGTCTCGGCGTCTACTTCGCCGACGCCGGCCAGCACCAGGAGCACCGGCTGTTCGTCGACCACGAGGCGCCGCACTGCACCTCCAACGTCGAGTACAAGGGCGCTCTCCAGGGCGAGACCGCCCACACCGTCTGGGTCGGCGACGTGCTGATCCGCGCGGCAGCCGAGGGCACCGACACCTACGAGCTGAACCGCAACCTCATCCTCACCGACGGCGCCCGCGCCGACTCGGTGCCCAACCTCGAGATCGAGACCGGCGAGATCGTCGGCGCCGGCCACGCCTCGGCGACCGGCCGCTTCGACGACGAGCAGCTGTTCTACCTGCAGTCCCGTGGCATCGACGAGGCGACGGCCCGTCGGCTCGTGGTGCGCGGCTTCTTCGCCAGCATCATCGGCCGCATCGGCGTTCCCCAGGTGCAGGAGCACCTCATGGCCGCCATCGACGCGGAGCTGGGCGGCATCGAGTCCGCCGAGCGCAGCGAGGGCGCCGCATGA
- a CDS encoding cysteine desulfurase — MSAAPFSAGESARIRADFPILSRTVRDGKPLVYLDSGATSHRVVQALDAERAWAEEANAAVHRGAHQLSEEATDRYEGARATIAGFVGGRAEEVVFTKNATESLNLAAYAFSNSVAGQVKDPRLDLREGDEVLITEMEHHANLVPWQELCRRTGATLRWLPLTDEGRLDLTDLGSLLTERTKVFAFAHVSNVLGTVNPVRELADAARAVGALSVLDACQGAPHLPMDVRGLGVDLAAFSGHKMFGPTGVGVLWGRYEVLEQMPPFITGGSMIETVRMEGSTYAAPPQRFEAGSPNAMQAVGLGAAVEYLQGLGMDRVAAHDHALTEALLEGLAQRPWVRLVGPADTADRVGAVSFVAEGVHAHDVGQVLDDQGVAVRVGHHCAWPLHRRFGATATARASFAAYNTLDEVEALLTALDRVPEVFGVAS, encoded by the coding sequence GTGAGCGCAGCGCCCTTCAGCGCAGGGGAGTCGGCCCGCATCCGGGCCGACTTCCCGATCCTGTCGCGCACCGTGCGCGACGGGAAGCCGCTGGTCTACCTCGACTCCGGTGCGACCTCGCACCGGGTGGTGCAGGCCCTCGACGCCGAGCGCGCCTGGGCCGAGGAGGCCAACGCGGCCGTGCACCGTGGGGCGCACCAGCTCTCGGAGGAGGCGACCGACCGCTACGAGGGTGCGCGCGCCACGATTGCCGGGTTCGTGGGTGGCCGCGCCGAGGAGGTGGTGTTCACCAAGAACGCCACCGAGTCGCTCAACCTCGCGGCCTACGCGTTCTCCAACTCCGTGGCCGGGCAGGTGAAGGACCCTCGCCTCGACCTGCGCGAGGGCGACGAGGTGCTCATCACCGAGATGGAGCACCACGCCAACCTCGTGCCGTGGCAGGAGCTCTGCCGCCGCACGGGAGCAACCCTGCGCTGGCTCCCGCTGACCGACGAGGGGCGGCTGGACCTCACCGACCTCGGCAGCCTGCTCACCGAGCGCACCAAGGTGTTCGCGTTCGCGCACGTGTCCAACGTGCTCGGCACCGTCAACCCCGTGCGTGAGCTCGCTGACGCTGCACGCGCCGTGGGTGCCCTGAGCGTGCTGGACGCCTGCCAGGGCGCCCCCCACCTGCCGATGGACGTGCGCGGGCTCGGGGTCGACCTCGCCGCTTTCTCGGGGCACAAGATGTTCGGCCCGACCGGCGTCGGCGTGCTCTGGGGGCGCTACGAGGTGCTCGAGCAGATGCCGCCGTTCATCACCGGTGGCTCGATGATCGAGACGGTGCGGATGGAGGGCAGCACGTATGCCGCCCCGCCGCAGCGCTTCGAGGCCGGTTCGCCCAACGCGATGCAGGCCGTGGGCCTGGGCGCTGCCGTGGAGTACCTCCAGGGCCTGGGGATGGACCGCGTGGCCGCCCATGACCACGCGCTCACCGAGGCGCTCCTCGAGGGGCTCGCACAGCGTCCCTGGGTGCGGCTCGTCGGGCCCGCCGACACTGCCGACCGGGTCGGGGCCGTCTCGTTCGTCGCCGAGGGCGTGCACGCCCACGACGTGGGCCAGGTGCTCGACGACCAGGGCGTCGCCGTCCGCGTCGGCCACCACTGCGCCTGGCCGCTGCACCGGCGCTTCGGGGCGACGGCGACCGCGCGCGCCAGCTTCGCGGCATACAACACCCTCGACGAGGTCGAGGCGCTTCTGACGGCGCTCGACCGCGTGCCCGAGGTCTTCGGGGTGGCGAGCTGA
- a CDS encoding LuxR family transcriptional regulator: MPLDAPAGGLFVGRDDDCERLSRLLGLDPAAGRTGMVVLSGDAGIGKTRLLTELTAHAREQGWLVLTGHCLGEVGSSLPYLPFTEMLGRLEATAPDQVDAVIGAHPHLARLFPSRRRGGGTDEAGALDRADLVEAVHAALEDLAQQGPVLVVVEDVHWADQSSRDLLSLLFTRGFAGPVSLVASYRSDDLHRRHPLRATLAHWARLASVQRLDLAPLADRHVREIVRGLGGSELGEREVQAVVERAEGNAFFAEELTAASALGRPGSTEDLSRLLLVRFEQLGDAGQQVVRLAAAAGRQVSHRLLSEVVDLSDAELDVAIRDAVEHHVLVPTDTGGYAFRHALLAETVYDDLLPGERVRAHERYAAAFAEDPSLGTWADLARHALAAGHREEALDASARAGDAAMAVGGPEEAWRHYKQALALLADDHPSADSLTVRAAAAATSTGRAYKALDLLQDRLTRRPQLADAAGRAELLGAVATTARLTENPVDTLAVTKEALSLLPPEDQGPLRARLLGAHAQALADRGRDDEATRAGDDAIAVAEQFELRDVADEVRVVLAKVRERTGNPEESQHALERILEDPAVQGTPAESRALHHLGSLHHRAGRLSQALEIYRRGASRARAGGREWAPYALECRLLGGIAAYELGDWAQAEEILAHDGADAPLMARALLDAALLYVAAGRGDTAALDVVPSTRRWWETEGLVALLSGSAAIDLHGDAGDLAAAVAAHDEVVTLLNRLWRPRFQARVRLSALLLGQLASHAATTAGAARHELLVRGEELAAVAREVWQESDASGNGGPEASAWAARAEAELLRLRWLTGADPGQADLEGAWSEAVRRFEGYGHAFEGARSRARLAAVLSAGGDPRAEAEAAAATETATRLGARPLLAELRPLTGHRPPLRDAAARPAEHLTPREHEILSLVALGRSNKQIGTQLFISAKTASVHVSNIMAKLGATGRGEAVAVARQRGLLD, from the coding sequence GTGCCACTGGATGCCCCTGCTGGCGGCCTCTTCGTGGGCCGCGACGACGACTGCGAGCGCCTGTCGCGCCTGCTGGGTCTCGACCCGGCGGCGGGCCGGACCGGCATGGTCGTCCTCTCCGGCGACGCGGGCATCGGCAAGACCCGGCTGCTGACCGAGCTCACGGCGCACGCCCGCGAGCAGGGGTGGCTGGTGCTCACCGGCCACTGCCTCGGAGAGGTGGGCAGCTCGCTGCCCTACCTGCCGTTCACGGAGATGCTCGGCCGGCTCGAGGCCACGGCACCCGACCAGGTCGACGCGGTCATCGGGGCCCATCCGCACCTCGCCCGCCTGTTCCCCAGCCGTCGCCGCGGAGGTGGGACCGACGAGGCCGGCGCCCTCGACCGGGCCGACCTCGTCGAGGCGGTGCACGCCGCCCTCGAGGACCTCGCCCAGCAGGGGCCGGTGCTCGTCGTGGTCGAGGACGTCCACTGGGCCGACCAGTCCTCCCGCGACCTGCTGAGCCTGCTCTTCACGCGCGGCTTCGCCGGCCCGGTGTCGCTGGTCGCCTCCTACCGCAGCGACGACCTGCACCGCCGCCACCCGCTGCGCGCGACGCTGGCCCACTGGGCTCGTCTGGCTTCGGTGCAGCGGCTCGACCTCGCCCCGCTGGCCGACCGGCACGTGCGCGAGATCGTCCGCGGGCTCGGCGGCAGCGAGCTGGGGGAGCGCGAGGTGCAGGCAGTGGTCGAGCGTGCCGAGGGCAACGCGTTCTTCGCCGAGGAGCTCACCGCGGCCAGTGCGCTGGGCAGGCCGGGCTCGACCGAGGACCTCTCGCGCCTGCTGCTCGTGCGCTTCGAACAGCTCGGCGACGCGGGCCAGCAGGTCGTACGGCTGGCTGCCGCTGCGGGGCGCCAGGTCTCGCACCGGCTGCTGTCCGAGGTCGTCGACCTGTCCGACGCCGAGCTCGACGTCGCCATCCGCGACGCCGTCGAGCACCACGTGCTCGTCCCCACCGACACCGGCGGCTACGCCTTCCGCCACGCCCTGCTGGCGGAGACGGTCTATGACGACCTGCTGCCGGGGGAGCGGGTCCGGGCCCACGAGCGGTATGCCGCCGCGTTCGCCGAGGACCCCTCGCTCGGCACCTGGGCGGACCTGGCCCGCCACGCCCTCGCCGCGGGACACCGCGAGGAGGCGCTCGACGCCAGTGCGCGCGCCGGCGACGCGGCGATGGCCGTGGGCGGGCCGGAGGAGGCCTGGCGCCACTACAAGCAGGCACTGGCGCTGCTGGCCGACGACCACCCCTCCGCCGACTCCCTGACCGTGCGCGCCGCCGCGGCAGCCACCAGCACCGGTCGCGCCTACAAGGCGCTCGACCTGCTCCAGGACAGGCTGACCCGCCGGCCGCAGCTCGCCGACGCCGCCGGTCGGGCCGAGCTCCTCGGTGCGGTGGCGACCACGGCCCGCTTGACGGAGAACCCCGTCGACACCCTTGCGGTGACCAAGGAGGCCCTCAGCCTGCTCCCGCCCGAGGACCAGGGACCCCTGCGCGCCCGCCTGCTCGGCGCCCACGCCCAGGCGCTGGCCGACCGCGGCCGCGACGACGAGGCGACCCGGGCGGGCGACGACGCGATCGCCGTCGCCGAGCAGTTCGAGCTGCGGGACGTGGCCGACGAGGTGCGGGTCGTGCTGGCCAAGGTCCGCGAGCGGACCGGCAACCCGGAGGAGTCGCAGCACGCGCTGGAGCGGATCCTCGAGGACCCGGCGGTGCAGGGGACGCCCGCAGAGAGCCGCGCCCTGCACCACCTCGGGTCGCTGCACCACCGGGCGGGGCGGCTGTCTCAGGCGCTGGAGATCTACCGCCGCGGGGCCTCCCGGGCCAGGGCCGGTGGGCGCGAGTGGGCGCCGTACGCCCTCGAGTGCCGGCTGCTCGGCGGCATCGCCGCGTACGAGCTCGGCGACTGGGCCCAGGCCGAGGAGATCCTGGCCCACGACGGGGCCGATGCGCCGCTGATGGCCCGGGCCCTGCTCGACGCCGCACTGCTCTACGTCGCCGCCGGCCGCGGCGACACGGCCGCCCTCGACGTGGTGCCGAGCACCCGTCGCTGGTGGGAGACCGAGGGACTGGTGGCGCTGCTGAGCGGCAGTGCCGCGATCGACCTGCACGGCGACGCCGGAGACCTGGCGGCCGCCGTCGCAGCCCACGACGAGGTCGTCACCCTGCTGAACCGGCTCTGGCGCCCGCGGTTCCAGGCCCGGGTGCGCCTCAGCGCCCTGCTGCTGGGACAGCTGGCCAGCCATGCCGCCACCACCGCCGGCGCGGCCCGCCACGAGCTGCTGGTGCGTGGTGAGGAGCTGGCGGCCGTGGCCCGAGAGGTCTGGCAGGAGTCCGACGCCTCGGGCAACGGCGGCCCCGAGGCGAGCGCCTGGGCCGCCAGGGCGGAGGCCGAGCTGCTGCGGCTGCGATGGCTCACTGGCGCGGACCCCGGACAGGCCGACCTCGAGGGGGCCTGGTCGGAGGCGGTGCGGCGGTTCGAGGGTTACGGCCACGCGTTCGAGGGCGCGCGGTCCCGGGCCCGGCTCGCGGCGGTGCTCTCCGCGGGCGGCGACCCGCGTGCCGAGGCCGAGGCTGCGGCTGCCACCGAGACGGCCACCAGGCTCGGGGCCCGTCCGCTGCTCGCCGAGCTGCGACCCCTCACCGGCCACCGCCCCCCGCTGCGCGACGCGGCGGCACGCCCGGCGGAGCACCTGACACCGCGTGAGCACGAGATCCTCTCGCTGGTCGCCCTCGGCCGGAGCAACAAGCAGATCGGCACCCAGCTGTTCATCAGCGCAAAAACGGCCAGCGTGCACGTCTCCAACATCATGGCCAAGCTCGGCGCCACCGGGCGCGGTGAGGCCGTGGCCGTGGCCCGCCAGCGGGGCCTGCTCGACTGA
- a CDS encoding non-heme iron oxygenase ferredoxin subunit, translating into MTAENTAVQEITDADFVRVCRLDELPEVGVAAADVNGTVIAIARDENGHVHAVNDTCTHANVSLSEGELEGCTLECWLHGSRFNLVTGEPSGPPATVPVAVYPVKIDGDDVYVAVPKES; encoded by the coding sequence ATGACGGCCGAGAACACCGCCGTGCAGGAGATCACCGACGCCGACTTCGTGCGTGTCTGCCGGCTCGACGAGCTGCCCGAGGTGGGCGTGGCCGCGGCCGACGTCAACGGGACGGTCATCGCGATCGCCCGGGACGAGAACGGCCACGTGCACGCCGTCAACGACACCTGCACGCACGCGAACGTCTCGCTGTCCGAGGGCGAGCTCGAGGGCTGCACCCTCGAGTGCTGGCTGCACGGCTCGCGGTTCAACCTCGTCACCGGTGAGCCCTCCGGCCCGCCCGCCACCGTCCCTGTCGCTGTCTACCCCGTCAAGATCGACGGTGACGACGTCTACGTCGCCGTTCCCAAGGAGAGCTGA
- a CDS encoding ABC transporter ATP-binding protein — protein MPAAVVVTDLRKQFGSVTALDGVTWQAEPGRVTAVLGPNGAGKTTMVECCEGLRRPDSGTVRVLGADPWHASAEHRARVGVMLQDGGLPNAARPVALLRHLAQMYAAPRPVDDLAAQLGIDRFSGTSVRRLSGGQRQRVALAAALVGAPDVVFLDEPSAGLDPHARLDVWDLVRSVAAEGTAVVLTTHSFEEAERIADEIVIVADGRVVAEGSREEITAGRSLENVYFELTRRSPR, from the coding sequence GTGCCCGCAGCCGTCGTCGTGACCGACCTCCGCAAGCAGTTCGGGTCCGTGACCGCCCTCGACGGCGTCACCTGGCAGGCCGAGCCGGGACGGGTGACCGCCGTGCTCGGACCCAACGGCGCGGGCAAGACGACCATGGTGGAGTGCTGCGAGGGCCTGCGCCGCCCGGACTCCGGCACCGTGCGCGTGCTGGGCGCCGACCCGTGGCACGCCTCGGCCGAGCACCGGGCCAGGGTCGGCGTGATGCTGCAGGACGGTGGCCTGCCCAACGCCGCACGCCCGGTGGCGCTGCTGCGCCACCTCGCCCAGATGTATGCCGCGCCGCGACCGGTCGACGACCTCGCCGCCCAGCTGGGCATCGATCGCTTCTCCGGCACGTCGGTGCGCCGCCTCTCCGGGGGCCAGCGGCAGCGGGTGGCCCTCGCCGCCGCCCTGGTCGGCGCCCCCGACGTGGTCTTCCTCGACGAGCCCAGCGCGGGACTCGACCCGCACGCCCGCCTCGACGTCTGGGACCTCGTGCGCTCGGTCGCCGCCGAGGGCACGGCCGTCGTGCTCACGACCCACTCGTTCGAGGAGGCCGAGCGGATCGCCGACGAGATCGTCATCGTCGCCGACGGACGGGTCGTGGCCGAGGGCAGCCGCGAGGAGATCACGGCCGGGCGGTCCTTGGAGAACGTCTACTTCGAGCTGACCCGCAGGAGCCCGCGATGA
- the sufC gene encoding Fe-S cluster assembly ATPase SufC, whose amino-acid sequence MSTLEIRGLTVTVDTENGVKEILRGVDLTVKSGETHAIMGPNGSGKSTLAYSIAGHPKYTITGGTVTLDGEDVLAMSVDERARAGLFLAMQYPVEVPGVTVSNFLRTAKTAVDGQAPKLRTWVKDVKEAMGNLRMDPAFAERNVNEGFSGGEKKRHEILQMELLKPKIAVLDETDSGLDVDALRVVSEGVNRAKENTEVGVLLITHYTRILRYIKPDFVHVFVDGKIVEEGGPELADRLEAEGYDRFLPANA is encoded by the coding sequence ATGTCCACCCTGGAAATCCGCGGCCTGACCGTCACCGTCGACACCGAGAACGGCGTCAAGGAGATCCTGCGCGGCGTCGACCTCACCGTGAAGTCGGGCGAGACCCACGCGATCATGGGCCCCAACGGCTCCGGCAAGTCGACGCTGGCCTACTCCATCGCGGGCCACCCGAAGTACACGATCACCGGCGGCACCGTCACCCTCGACGGCGAGGACGTCCTCGCGATGAGCGTCGACGAGCGCGCCCGCGCTGGCCTCTTCCTCGCCATGCAGTACCCGGTCGAGGTGCCCGGCGTGACCGTGTCGAACTTCCTGCGCACCGCCAAGACGGCCGTCGACGGCCAGGCCCCGAAGCTGCGCACCTGGGTCAAGGACGTCAAGGAGGCCATGGGCAACCTGCGCATGGACCCCGCGTTCGCCGAGCGCAACGTCAACGAGGGCTTCTCCGGCGGCGAGAAGAAGCGGCACGAGATCCTGCAGATGGAGCTGCTGAAGCCGAAGATCGCCGTCCTCGACGAGACCGACTCCGGCCTCGACGTGGACGCGCTGCGGGTGGTCTCCGAGGGCGTCAACCGCGCCAAGGAGAACACCGAGGTCGGCGTCCTGCTGATCACGCACTACACGCGGATCCTGCGCTACATCAAGCCCGACTTCGTGCACGTCTTCGTCGACGGCAAGATCGTCGAGGAGGGTGGCCCGGAGCTGGCCGACCGCCTCGAGGCCGAGGGCTACGACCGTTTCCTGCCGGCCAACGCCTGA
- a CDS encoding helix-turn-helix domain-containing protein, protein MAGHERQDGAAQPQVLESRTRDRVLQAISESGPITAASLADQLGLTAAAVRRHLDNLVELGLISSREAVTGHRGRGRPARAYVMAEAGHQALESDYDHLATDALRFLADAAGEGAVTRFAQQRVAELEARYAAELAEAGEDRQARTAALVQALTRDGFAASARPVGAAAGSAGPLTGIQLCQGHCPVQHVAREFPQFCDAETDAFSRLLGVHVQRLATLAHGDHVCTTFVPTPTVPPRGDVAPGPSAMSTTTPTAETTKGSTR, encoded by the coding sequence ATCGCCGGACACGAACGCCAGGACGGTGCGGCCCAGCCGCAGGTCCTCGAGTCGCGCACGCGCGACCGGGTGTTGCAGGCGATCAGCGAGAGTGGACCCATCACCGCGGCGTCCCTCGCAGACCAGCTCGGCCTGACCGCTGCGGCGGTGCGCCGCCACCTCGACAACCTCGTCGAGCTCGGCCTGATCAGCAGCCGCGAGGCGGTCACCGGCCACCGTGGCCGCGGGCGCCCCGCGCGCGCCTACGTGATGGCGGAGGCCGGCCACCAGGCCCTCGAGTCCGACTACGACCACCTCGCCACCGACGCCCTGCGCTTCCTCGCGGACGCCGCGGGGGAGGGCGCCGTGACGCGCTTCGCCCAGCAGCGGGTCGCCGAGCTCGAGGCCCGGTATGCCGCGGAGCTCGCCGAGGCGGGCGAGGACCGGCAGGCCCGTACGGCGGCCCTGGTGCAGGCCCTCACCCGGGACGGCTTCGCGGCCTCCGCACGCCCCGTGGGGGCGGCGGCCGGAAGCGCAGGCCCGCTCACCGGCATACAGCTGTGCCAGGGGCACTGCCCCGTGCAGCACGTGGCTCGGGAATTTCCCCAGTTCTGTGACGCTGAAACAGATGCGTTCTCGCGGCTGCTCGGCGTGCACGTGCAGCGGCTCGCGACGCTGGCGCACGGCGACCACGTGTGCACCACCTTCGTTCCCACCCCCACTGTCCCGCCCAGGGGCGATGTCGCCCCCGGGCCCAGCGCCATGAGCACGACCACCCCCACCGCAGAAACCACGAAAGGGTCCACGCGATGA